One window from the genome of Haloprofundus halobius encodes:
- a CDS encoding sodium:solute symporter family protein, producing MVSSLAVQVGVIGAYLVVALAVGLVAYRLTDRAAEDYYLASRSLGTVVLLFTTFATLLSAFTFFGGPNLAYAAGPEWILVMGLMDGILFAILWYALGYKQWLVGRARGYVTLGEMLGDRFGSTGLRALVAGISLFWLFPYIMLQQMGAGEAIVGLTAGEIPYWAGAALITVFMVVYVAAAGLRGVAWTDTVQGIFMLGIVWIAVGWVLVAIDGPATAYAGFDADELALGGGIYTPQYIVSTAVTIAFGVAMFPQINQRFFVAKSGRVLKRSFALWPILVVLLFVPAFMLGTWAAGLGIEVPEGANVIPVLLNEYTPVWFAALVVAGAMAAMMSSSDSMLLSGSSYLTRDLYRPLVEPDASEAKEGWVARVGVGVFAAGTFAASLFRPGSLIDVGDLAFSGFAQLALPVLVSLYWTRTTRNGMYAGLVGSQAFYVLHSLGPLPTTYFGWDAALYGMILGLVLTVGVSAVTSPAPDEKQATFTEGLSAD from the coding sequence GTGGTTAGTTCGCTCGCGGTCCAGGTGGGCGTCATCGGCGCGTATCTGGTCGTCGCGCTCGCGGTGGGTCTCGTCGCCTACCGCCTGACCGACCGCGCGGCGGAGGATTACTATCTCGCCAGTCGCTCGCTCGGGACGGTCGTCCTGCTGTTCACGACGTTCGCGACGCTGCTGTCGGCGTTCACGTTCTTCGGCGGCCCGAACCTCGCGTACGCGGCGGGTCCCGAGTGGATTCTCGTGATGGGCCTCATGGACGGCATCCTCTTCGCGATACTCTGGTACGCGCTCGGCTACAAGCAGTGGCTCGTCGGGCGCGCCCGCGGCTACGTGACGCTCGGCGAGATGCTCGGCGACCGTTTCGGGTCGACCGGCCTCCGGGCGCTGGTCGCCGGTATCAGCCTCTTCTGGCTGTTCCCGTACATCATGCTCCAGCAGATGGGCGCGGGCGAGGCCATCGTCGGTCTCACGGCGGGCGAGATACCGTACTGGGCGGGCGCGGCGCTCATCACCGTCTTCATGGTCGTCTACGTCGCCGCCGCCGGACTCCGCGGCGTTGCGTGGACCGACACCGTGCAGGGTATCTTCATGCTCGGCATCGTCTGGATCGCCGTCGGCTGGGTGCTCGTCGCTATCGACGGTCCTGCGACCGCCTACGCCGGGTTCGACGCGGACGAACTGGCGCTCGGCGGCGGTATCTACACGCCGCAGTACATCGTCTCGACGGCGGTCACCATCGCCTTCGGCGTGGCGATGTTCCCGCAGATAAACCAGCGCTTCTTCGTCGCGAAATCCGGCCGCGTGCTGAAGCGGTCGTTCGCGCTGTGGCCGATTCTGGTCGTGCTGCTGTTCGTCCCGGCGTTCATGCTCGGCACGTGGGCCGCGGGTCTCGGTATCGAAGTGCCCGAGGGCGCGAACGTCATCCCGGTGCTCCTCAACGAGTACACGCCCGTCTGGTTCGCGGCGCTCGTCGTCGCGGGCGCGATGGCCGCGATGATGTCCTCCTCGGACTCGATGCTGCTGTCGGGGTCGTCGTACCTGACGCGCGACCTCTACCGACCCCTCGTCGAACCCGACGCGAGCGAGGCGAAGGAGGGGTGGGTCGCCCGCGTCGGCGTCGGCGTGTTCGCCGCCGGCACGTTCGCCGCGAGCCTCTTCCGGCCGGGGTCGCTCATCGACGTCGGCGACCTCGCGTTCAGCGGGTTCGCACAACTCGCGCTCCCCGTGCTCGTCTCGCTGTACTGGACGCGCACGACCCGAAACGGAATGTACGCCGGTCTCGTCGGCAGTCAAGCCTTCTACGTCCTCCACTCGCTCGGTCCGCTCCCGACGACGTACTTCGGGTGGGACGCCGCACTATACGGGATGATTCTCGGATTGGTGCTCACCGTCGGCGTCTCGGCGGTCACCTCACCCGCCCCCGACGAGAAGCAGGCGACGTTTACGGAGGGGTTGAGCGCGGACTGA
- a CDS encoding DUF3311 domain-containing protein encodes MTRQKTDYLWIVVFALLVVFAVPWFLWGDARVVAGLPLWLWWHVGWMGVASVVFYAFTRGAWDRGMGVTRG; translated from the coding sequence GTGACGCGACAAAAAACAGATTACCTGTGGATAGTGGTATTTGCACTACTCGTGGTCTTCGCCGTCCCGTGGTTCCTCTGGGGGGACGCGCGCGTCGTCGCCGGACTGCCGCTGTGGCTCTGGTGGCACGTCGGCTGGATGGGCGTCGCCAGCGTCGTCTTCTACGCGTTCACCCGCGGTGCGTGGGACCGCGGGATGGGGGTGACCCGTGGTTAG
- a CDS encoding potassium channel family protein → MRELRNLKGLRPSDLTRRQRLVLGYGVGLVSIIAAFTLLYFWGMRTLENRPRSLFQALNVVIETMTTTGYGADSPWRTPAMNLFVATMQVTGVVIGFVTLRVLVIPLFERAPLMLDDRLSVKDNHVVVAEYQRDTEVLLDELEELDVDYVLVESDREEAKRLSDEGYQAINGDPEDRDDLARASIEKASTLITDAGTRTASVVLTALEANEDLRVISFTDSTRRKAAFAEIGVDRSVAPHALIGRRLAEKATTPVTVDSGVGDTSVTIREVLVRRGSSLHGVEIGESPLATHPDLTLVAGWFDGELRVPPSPTDRLTANTVLVVAGPAHTIDEVTHEVAGVRDPSRSAHERIVVAGLGEGGRAAVEALPERVSVTSVDESADADPDVVGDVTEPETLRAADVADASALIVTVDDDADALLTTAMARSLAPDVEILVRVTDTEKTAPAFRAGADYVLSVQQLCARLVAAEVHGERVMDPVGQIRLVRADASAFVGQALGAARRDADREWTVVGIARDGGVRTDEETVIESGDEMFVAGSDEAIQEFERTVDAP, encoded by the coding sequence ATGCGTGAACTCCGCAATTTGAAGGGACTCCGTCCGAGCGACCTCACCCGCCGCCAGCGCCTGGTGCTCGGCTACGGAGTCGGTCTCGTCTCGATCATTGCCGCGTTTACCCTCCTCTACTTCTGGGGGATGCGAACGCTCGAAAACCGCCCGCGTTCCCTCTTTCAGGCGCTCAACGTCGTCATCGAGACGATGACAACGACCGGCTACGGCGCCGACTCCCCGTGGCGAACCCCGGCGATGAACCTCTTCGTGGCCACGATGCAGGTCACCGGCGTCGTCATCGGGTTCGTCACGCTGCGGGTGCTCGTCATCCCGCTGTTCGAGCGCGCGCCGCTGATGCTCGACGACCGCCTCTCGGTCAAAGATAATCACGTGGTCGTCGCCGAGTACCAGCGCGACACCGAGGTGCTGCTCGACGAACTCGAAGAGCTCGACGTCGACTACGTGCTCGTCGAGTCCGACCGGGAGGAGGCGAAACGGCTCTCCGACGAGGGGTACCAGGCGATAAACGGCGACCCCGAGGACCGCGACGACCTCGCACGCGCCTCCATCGAGAAGGCGTCGACGCTCATCACCGACGCCGGCACGCGCACCGCGAGCGTCGTCCTGACGGCGCTGGAGGCGAACGAGGACCTCCGGGTGATAAGCTTCACCGACTCGACGCGTCGCAAGGCGGCGTTCGCGGAGATCGGCGTCGACCGGAGCGTCGCGCCGCACGCGCTCATCGGTCGACGGCTGGCGGAGAAGGCGACCACGCCCGTCACCGTCGATAGCGGCGTCGGCGACACGTCGGTGACGATTCGCGAAGTGCTCGTCCGCCGAGGCAGTTCGCTTCACGGCGTCGAGATAGGGGAGTCGCCGCTCGCCACCCACCCGGACCTCACGCTGGTCGCGGGCTGGTTCGACGGCGAACTCCGGGTGCCCCCGTCGCCGACCGACCGACTCACCGCCAACACCGTGCTCGTCGTCGCCGGGCCGGCACACACCATCGACGAGGTGACTCACGAGGTGGCGGGCGTTCGAGACCCCTCTCGCTCCGCACACGAGCGAATCGTCGTCGCGGGGCTCGGCGAGGGCGGCCGCGCCGCCGTGGAGGCACTCCCCGAGCGCGTCTCGGTGACGAGCGTCGACGAATCGGCGGACGCCGACCCGGATGTCGTCGGCGACGTGACCGAACCGGAGACGCTCCGTGCCGCCGACGTCGCGGACGCCTCGGCGCTCATCGTCACCGTTGACGACGACGCCGACGCGCTGTTGACCACGGCGATGGCCCGCTCTCTGGCTCCGGACGTCGAGATTCTCGTTCGCGTGACCGACACCGAGAAGACCGCACCGGCGTTCAGAGCCGGAGCCGACTACGTGCTCTCCGTCCAACAGCTCTGTGCCAGACTCGTCGCGGCGGAGGTCCACGGCGAGCGGGTGATGGACCCAGTCGGCCAGATTCGGCTGGTCCGCGCCGACGCGTCGGCGTTCGTGGGCCAGGCGCTCGGGGCGGCCCGCCGGGACGCCGACCGGGAGTGGACGGTGGTCGGTATCGCTCGCGACGGCGGCGTACGGACCGACGAAGAGACCGTCATCGAGTCGGGCGACGAGATGTTCGTCGCCGGGAGCGACGAGGCGATACAGGAGTTCGAGCGAACGGTCGACGCCCCGTGA
- a CDS encoding DUF255 domain-containing protein, with product MDDETRVDWREWGPAAFAEAADAEQPLLLSLSATWCAGCHEMDAETYAEPRIAANVNDDFVPVRVDVDRHPRVRERYNVGGFPSTVFATPAGTILSGAGYLGPDGMRQVLDSVREAWADRGSDAGRVPRALADDPTPVGELSPAIEAYLAGQLGEKYDDIHAGWGDDAKFPLPRTVEFALKRERSQALRTLDAVRDHLLDSVSGGFYRYASGRDWSGVHHEKLLDVNAALVRAFADAYLYTGDDAYRRPAERTIDFLTDDLWTGVAVGGSVGPASGSDYYALDAEGRAEARQPRVDLTAYAGGNALAAEAMLTYAGYTDDASAKRYAERLLDFLESELIDADGAVTHHRTGDERGESLLLGDHARVVAAFARAQQVLGEGLDVAEAVADRTIAELHEGGSFLDGPREGPGLLDRPFRPLDDNVEMAGALCDLAVLSGEPRYREVARETVEAFAGAADRIGVQAADYGAVAARLCRDPLVVAVADDPESDLHRAALRVADHEKVVVPNADSLLADRDLERGTATVLVGETALSASTPDELMAQVSAATRRHDADN from the coding sequence ATGGACGACGAGACGCGCGTCGACTGGCGCGAGTGGGGACCGGCGGCGTTCGCCGAGGCGGCCGACGCCGAGCAGCCGCTGTTGCTGTCGCTGTCCGCGACGTGGTGCGCCGGCTGTCACGAGATGGACGCCGAGACGTACGCCGAACCGCGTATCGCCGCGAACGTCAACGACGACTTCGTCCCCGTCCGCGTCGACGTGGACCGCCACCCGCGCGTCCGTGAACGCTACAACGTGGGCGGTTTCCCCTCGACGGTGTTCGCGACGCCCGCCGGGACGATTCTCTCGGGCGCGGGCTACCTCGGGCCCGATGGGATGCGACAGGTGCTCGACAGCGTCCGCGAGGCGTGGGCCGACCGCGGCAGCGACGCCGGGCGCGTCCCCCGCGCGCTCGCCGACGACCCGACGCCGGTCGGTGAACTCTCGCCCGCTATCGAGGCGTACCTCGCGGGGCAACTCGGTGAGAAGTACGACGACATCCACGCCGGGTGGGGCGATGACGCGAAGTTCCCGTTGCCGCGCACCGTCGAGTTCGCGCTCAAACGCGAGCGGAGTCAGGCGCTGCGGACGCTCGACGCCGTCCGCGACCACCTGTTAGACAGCGTCTCTGGCGGCTTCTACCGCTACGCGAGCGGCCGCGACTGGAGCGGTGTCCACCACGAGAAACTGCTCGACGTGAACGCCGCACTCGTCCGCGCGTTCGCCGACGCTTACCTCTACACCGGCGACGACGCCTACCGCCGCCCCGCCGAGCGAACCATCGACTTCCTCACCGACGACCTCTGGACCGGTGTCGCCGTCGGCGGGAGCGTCGGTCCGGCGAGCGGGAGCGACTACTACGCGCTCGACGCGGAGGGGCGCGCCGAGGCGAGACAACCGCGCGTCGACCTAACCGCGTACGCCGGCGGCAACGCCCTCGCCGCCGAGGCGATGCTCACCTATGCGGGCTACACCGACGACGCAAGCGCGAAAAGATACGCCGAACGGCTGCTCGACTTCCTCGAAAGCGAGTTGATCGACGCCGACGGCGCGGTGACGCACCACCGGACGGGCGACGAGCGCGGTGAGTCGCTGTTGCTGGGCGACCACGCCCGCGTCGTCGCGGCGTTCGCGCGTGCCCAGCAGGTGCTCGGCGAGGGGCTTGACGTGGCCGAAGCGGTCGCCGACAGGACGATAGCGGAACTCCACGAGGGCGGGTCGTTCCTCGACGGTCCGCGCGAGGGGCCGGGGCTGCTCGACAGGCCGTTCCGACCGCTGGACGACAACGTCGAGATGGCCGGGGCGCTCTGCGACCTCGCGGTTTTGAGCGGCGAGCCGCGGTATCGCGAGGTCGCCCGCGAGACGGTCGAGGCGTTCGCCGGGGCCGCCGACCGTATCGGCGTGCAGGCGGCCGACTACGGCGCTGTGGCGGCGCGCCTCTGCCGCGACCCGCTCGTCGTCGCTGTCGCCGACGACCCCGAGAGCGACCTCCACCGGGCGGCGCTGCGCGTCGCCGACCACGAGAAGGTCGTCGTCCCGAACGCCGATTCGCTCCTCGCCGACCGCGACCTCGAACGCGGCACGGCGACCGTACTCGTCGGCGAGACGGCGCTGTCGGCGTCGACGCCCGACGAACTGATGGCACAGGTGTCGGCCGCGACGCGACGCCACGACGCCGACAACTGA
- the mptA gene encoding GTP cyclohydrolase MptA, giving the protein MSHQLPDVQASQPDVTVGLSQVGVTGVEKLVKLARDGKRPIVLMAEFEVFVDLPASRKGADMSRNMEVIDETLEAAVEEPSYRVEDVCGDAAERLLEKHEYTSTADVRMTAELVTRERTPASDKRTQGTATIIASAVATEEGTREEIGARVTGMTVCPCSQGMSASRAREELVDLGVDDETVEAFLDAVPQPGHSQRGHATFTVTSEGSPDVDLGDIIDVARDSMSARIYNLAKRPDEDHMTFHAHANAKFVEDCVRSMAEDAVDRFDQLPDDAVIHMKQSNDESIHQHNAHAEREVTMQQLRNELELER; this is encoded by the coding sequence ATGAGTCACCAGTTGCCTGACGTGCAGGCAAGCCAGCCCGACGTCACCGTCGGACTCAGTCAGGTCGGCGTCACGGGCGTCGAGAAGCTCGTGAAACTCGCCCGAGACGGGAAGCGGCCCATCGTCCTGATGGCCGAGTTCGAGGTGTTCGTCGACCTCCCGGCGAGCCGCAAGGGTGCGGACATGAGTCGGAACATGGAGGTCATCGACGAGACGCTGGAAGCGGCCGTCGAGGAACCGAGTTACCGCGTCGAGGACGTCTGCGGCGACGCCGCCGAACGACTGCTGGAGAAACACGAGTACACCTCCACCGCCGACGTTCGGATGACCGCCGAACTCGTCACGCGCGAGCGGACGCCCGCCAGCGACAAGCGGACGCAGGGCACCGCGACCATCATCGCCAGCGCCGTCGCCACCGAGGAGGGCACCCGAGAGGAGATCGGTGCACGCGTCACCGGGATGACGGTCTGTCCCTGCTCGCAGGGGATGTCCGCCTCCCGCGCCCGCGAGGAACTCGTCGACCTCGGCGTCGACGACGAGACGGTCGAGGCGTTTCTGGACGCGGTCCCGCAACCGGGTCACTCCCAGCGCGGCCACGCCACGTTCACCGTGACGAGCGAGGGGTCGCCCGACGTCGACCTCGGAGATATCATCGACGTCGCCCGCGACTCGATGAGCGCACGCATCTACAACCTCGCCAAACGCCCCGACGAGGACCACATGACCTTCCACGCGCACGCGAACGCGAAGTTCGTCGAGGACTGCGTGCGCTCGATGGCCGAGGACGCCGTCGACCGGTTCGACCAACTGCCCGACGACGCCGTCATCCACATGAAGCAGTCGAACGACGAGTCCATCCACCAGCACAACGCCCACGCCGAACGCGAAGTGACGATGCAGCAGTTGCGAAACGAACTCGAACTCGAACGCTAA
- a CDS encoding DUF6293 family protein has product MQTHIVPVGFDYDRLIAPLIRDQLDVDRVILLEGAVGSEANVEYSRRLSGKLEKDFQNLLGAATERLVLADVYDYDAAFEQAYDLINAELDRGTGAEDDETRDSDGDVWVNVSAMPRPVSFAFATAAHSIMVEREDDRERIHTYYTAPEKYLETELAEELRANRELLSDLLDDDELDADRVRERLDAATELLSEFDERGTTIGAKRIGERHIVELPVASFSNVKPFEELILFTLGDHGVFESVSELAETLAGELNEEYTDSFRSKVIYNVDRLGPGGKGYIERDERGKSHRTRLSRIGELWVRAHTGEEPGGQP; this is encoded by the coding sequence ATGCAGACCCACATCGTGCCGGTCGGCTTCGATTACGACCGGCTCATCGCCCCGCTCATCCGGGACCAGTTAGACGTCGACAGGGTGATTCTCCTCGAGGGCGCGGTCGGCAGCGAGGCCAACGTCGAGTACTCGCGACGCCTCTCGGGGAAACTGGAGAAGGATTTCCAGAACCTGCTCGGTGCAGCCACCGAGCGTCTCGTCCTCGCGGACGTCTACGACTACGACGCAGCCTTCGAGCAGGCGTACGACCTCATCAACGCCGAACTCGACCGTGGAACCGGCGCCGAAGATGACGAAACCCGAGATTCCGACGGCGACGTGTGGGTGAACGTCAGCGCGATGCCCAGACCCGTCTCCTTCGCGTTCGCCACCGCCGCCCACTCCATCATGGTCGAACGGGAGGACGACAGAGAGCGCATACACACCTACTACACCGCTCCCGAGAAGTATCTGGAGACGGAGTTGGCAGAGGAGCTCCGCGCCAATCGGGAGCTACTCTCGGACCTGCTCGACGACGACGAACTCGACGCGGACCGCGTCCGCGAACGACTCGACGCCGCGACGGAACTGCTCTCGGAGTTCGACGAACGCGGGACGACTATCGGCGCGAAACGCATCGGCGAGCGCCACATCGTCGAACTTCCCGTCGCCTCCTTCTCGAACGTCAAACCGTTCGAGGAGCTCATCCTCTTCACGCTCGGCGACCACGGCGTCTTCGAGTCGGTCTCCGAACTCGCCGAGACGCTGGCGGGCGAACTCAACGAGGAGTACACCGACAGCTTCCGCTCGAAGGTCATCTACAACGTCGACCGACTCGGTCCCGGCGGGAAGGGGTACATCGAGCGCGACGAACGCGGGAAATCCCACCGGACGCGGCTCTCGCGTATCGGCGAACTGTGGGTTCGCGCCCACACCGGCGAGGAACCGGGCGGCCAACCGTAG
- a CDS encoding ester cyclase: MTTPEENKEIVRRYYEEAFNEERIGLLDELIAEDVVNHNPLSDETLSAEEARGFEGFRRHVEVAHEAFPDATVTITEMVAEGDTVAVRFVFEGTHEGRFGGIEPTGNRVSGTNMGLFRIEDGKIAERWLESDNLELLEQLGVARPSA; encoded by the coding sequence ATGACCACGCCGGAGGAGAACAAGGAAATCGTTCGCCGCTACTACGAAGAGGCGTTCAACGAGGAGCGAATCGGCCTCCTCGACGAACTAATCGCCGAGGACGTCGTCAACCACAACCCGCTGTCCGACGAGACGCTCAGCGCCGAGGAGGCGCGCGGCTTCGAGGGGTTCCGTCGCCATGTCGAGGTCGCCCACGAGGCGTTTCCCGACGCGACCGTGACGATAACGGAGATGGTCGCCGAAGGGGACACGGTCGCCGTTCGGTTCGTCTTCGAGGGAACTCACGAGGGTCGGTTCGGCGGCATCGAACCGACCGGGAACCGCGTCTCGGGGACCAACATGGGACTGTTCCGCATCGAAGACGGCAAAATCGCCGAGCGATGGCTAGAGTCCGACAATCTAGAACTGCTCGAACAACTGGGCGTCGCGAGACCGTCCGCGTAG
- a CDS encoding DUF1405 domain-containing protein — MSLVRDDAHGLFGGDGLPSPDGLPRWLAPLPRWLENFGLNLAWVVVAINLAGTAFGFWYYRFQFAETPAVMWPFVPDSPVATLFIALSLALWKLGRNNEYLNALAFFGCWKLGFWTPFTLVVFADGFLAYTAIPMYLFLFFSHLAMVVQAFLVHRYSDFPVGAVAVAALWYGFNDVVDYFVPIVGDPHHTSLPFADFTAVYGDVTALQLAAAGAVALTLTATFLALATRVKKFEVGALGGR, encoded by the coding sequence ATGTCTCTCGTGCGTGACGACGCTCACGGACTGTTCGGCGGCGACGGCCTCCCGTCGCCGGACGGGCTTCCGCGGTGGCTCGCCCCGCTGCCCCGGTGGTTGGAGAACTTCGGGCTGAACCTCGCGTGGGTCGTCGTCGCCATCAACCTCGCCGGGACGGCGTTCGGCTTCTGGTACTACCGCTTCCAGTTCGCGGAGACGCCCGCCGTCATGTGGCCGTTCGTCCCCGACAGCCCGGTGGCGACGCTGTTCATCGCGCTGTCGCTCGCGCTCTGGAAACTCGGCCGCAACAACGAGTATCTGAACGCGCTCGCCTTCTTCGGCTGCTGGAAACTCGGGTTCTGGACGCCGTTCACGCTCGTCGTCTTCGCCGACGGCTTCCTCGCGTACACCGCGATTCCGATGTACCTCTTCCTGTTCTTCAGTCACCTCGCGATGGTCGTGCAGGCGTTTCTCGTCCATCGATACTCGGACTTTCCGGTCGGTGCCGTCGCCGTCGCCGCGCTCTGGTACGGCTTCAACGACGTCGTCGACTACTTCGTCCCGATCGTCGGCGACCCGCATCACACGAGCCTGCCGTTCGCCGACTTCACCGCCGTCTACGGCGACGTGACCGCGCTCCAACTCGCCGCGGCGGGGGCAGTAGCGCTGACGCTGACGGCGACGTTTCTCGCGCTGGCGACGCGGGTGAAGAAGTTCGAGGTCGGCGCGCTGGGCGGTCGATAG
- the dnaG gene encoding DNA primase DnaG, which yields MEDTAKYLIHASVTADGVVERSDVVGAVFGQTEGLLGDDLDLRDLQQGSKIGRIDVEIDSEKGQSFGQITIASSLDKVETAILAAALETITRVGPCQAHAEVVDIEDVRSAKRREVVDRAKELLSEAFDDSVMTSREILDEVRESVRVEDITEYHGLPAGPRAADSDAIVVVEGRADILTLLRYGIKNGVAVEGTNVPDAISELTENRTVTAFLDGDRGGELILRELAQVGDVDYVAFAPPGRSVEDLARHEVMAALRGKVPYDAVADDTDVRSSVAATDGSSTPAPEGSSDPRTESSETTDAPATPSPAVGETTETESTDTESTDASADESANGDGSNSAAGVDPDAGADDGAAQPSLPPEPKSLREHVGEVVDDASGVARLLDADLDPLVEVAASAAFDALVDADRAPYAVVIDGELDQRLLDVAAQRGVEHVVSRSTGEFVKKPVGVRVRTAAQLQGANA from the coding sequence ATGGAAGACACTGCGAAATATCTGATACACGCTTCGGTCACCGCCGACGGGGTGGTCGAGCGGAGCGACGTGGTCGGGGCGGTCTTCGGGCAGACCGAAGGCCTCCTCGGCGACGATTTGGACCTTCGCGACCTCCAGCAAGGTTCGAAAATCGGACGCATAGATGTCGAAATCGACAGCGAAAAGGGACAGTCGTTCGGGCAGATAACCATCGCGAGTAGTCTCGACAAGGTAGAGACCGCAATTCTCGCGGCCGCGCTAGAGACTATCACGCGCGTCGGGCCGTGTCAGGCACACGCGGAGGTCGTCGACATCGAGGACGTCCGAAGTGCTAAGCGCCGCGAGGTCGTCGACCGCGCGAAGGAACTGCTCTCGGAGGCGTTCGACGACAGCGTGATGACGAGTCGCGAGATTCTCGACGAGGTGCGCGAGAGCGTCCGCGTCGAGGACATCACGGAGTACCACGGGTTGCCCGCGGGCCCGCGCGCCGCCGACTCCGACGCCATCGTCGTCGTCGAGGGGCGCGCGGACATCCTGACGCTGCTCCGCTACGGCATCAAAAACGGCGTCGCCGTCGAGGGGACGAACGTGCCCGACGCCATCTCGGAACTGACCGAGAACCGGACCGTCACCGCCTTCCTCGACGGCGACCGCGGCGGCGAGCTCATCCTCCGCGAGCTCGCACAGGTCGGCGACGTCGACTACGTCGCCTTCGCGCCGCCGGGACGCTCCGTCGAGGACCTCGCACGCCACGAAGTGATGGCGGCGCTCCGCGGGAAGGTGCCGTACGACGCCGTCGCCGACGACACCGACGTTCGCTCGTCGGTCGCGGCGACCGACGGCAGTTCGACGCCCGCTCCGGAGGGGTCGTCGGACCCTCGAACGGAGTCGTCGGAGACGACTGACGCTCCCGCGACTCCCTCCCCCGCTGTAGGGGAGACGACTGAAACCGAATCGACGGACACCGAATCGACCGACGCGAGCGCCGACGAATCCGCCAACGGCGACGGCAGTAACTCGGCGGCGGGCGTCGACCCCGACGCGGGTGCGGACGACGGCGCCGCCCAGCCGTCGCTCCCCCCGGAACCGAAGAGCCTCAGAGAACACGTCGGGGAGGTCGTCGACGATGCCAGCGGTGTCGCCCGTCTGCTCGACGCCGACCTGGACCCGCTCGTCGAAGTCGCGGCCTCGGCGGCGTTCGACGCCCTCGTCGACGCCGATAGAGCACCGTACGCCGTCGTCATCGACGGCGAACTCGACCAGCGGCTCCTCGACGTGGCCGCCCAGCGGGGCGTCGAACACGTCGTCTCGCGGTCGACCGGCGAGTTCGTGAAGAAGCCCGTCGGCGTGCGGGTTCGCACCGCCGCGCAGTTACAGGGCGCGAACGCGTAG
- a CDS encoding TrmB family transcriptional regulator, which translates to MVSLRDLGLSEYEARSYRALLRTGPTTAKELSRASDVPMGRIYDVLNSLEQYSLVRSQAASRPKKYVAVEPDAALDRLLDDKRRELEEKAQQYEGIVDELVDELDAGEPVEGQFWTAAVGPAETMDLLVERLATADDRIVMVAATPSPQFDLGTVSEAVVDELIAALDRGVSVSLLMTPELVATLPPSVGERYTEGLSDHPEFAVRTSENVTGTFNLIDDVEVCIEVPNPLDPGEALAMIDLKDPEFAADVRAVFEPRWESADPLSF; encoded by the coding sequence ATGGTGAGCCTTCGAGACCTCGGACTGTCCGAGTACGAGGCGCGGTCGTATCGGGCGCTCCTGCGAACCGGGCCGACAACTGCCAAGGAGTTGTCACGGGCTAGCGATGTACCGATGGGTCGCATCTACGACGTGCTCAACAGTCTCGAACAGTACAGTCTCGTCCGGAGTCAGGCGGCGAGTCGGCCGAAGAAGTACGTCGCCGTCGAACCCGACGCCGCGCTCGACCGCCTCCTCGACGACAAGCGCCGCGAACTCGAAGAGAAGGCCCAACAGTACGAGGGTATCGTCGACGAGTTGGTCGACGAACTCGACGCGGGTGAACCCGTCGAGGGGCAGTTCTGGACGGCCGCCGTCGGTCCCGCCGAGACGATGGACCTGCTCGTCGAGCGCCTCGCGACGGCCGACGACCGCATCGTGATGGTGGCGGCGACGCCCTCGCCGCAGTTCGACCTCGGGACGGTGAGCGAGGCCGTCGTCGACGAACTGATCGCGGCGCTCGACCGCGGCGTCTCCGTCTCGCTTCTGATGACGCCCGAACTCGTCGCGACGCTCCCGCCGAGCGTCGGCGAGCGCTACACGGAGGGGTTGTCCGACCATCCGGAGTTCGCGGTTCGGACGAGCGAGAACGTTACGGGGACGTTCAACCTCATCGACGACGTGGAGGTGTGCATCGAGGTGCCGAACCCGCTGGACCCCGGCGAGGCGCTGGCGATGATCGACCTGAAAGACCCCGAGTTCGCCGCCGACGTTCGCGCCGTGTTCGAACCGCGCTGGGAGTCCGCGGATCCGCTCTCGTTTTAG